AGCGTCCTGGCCCGAACAGGTCAAGCTGCCCGTTCCTTTGCTCCGGAGCGAAGAAAAAAAGAAAAAAAGCTGGGACCCGCTGCTCGCTTCCCTCTATTTTGGCATTGGCCTGCTCGCCCTCTCGGCCCTGTTACTTGCATGGACTGTGCTGCGCTTCGACCGGTCCCGGGGCATGGCGGCCCGCGCCAAGGTCATCGGTGGAGCGATCGCGCCGACCATCATCGCCTGGACCGGGGGACTGATTTCATTTTTCCTCATCCTGGGTTTCGGGGGAAAGTTTCTGCAGCCGTTCCTCGCCATGTTGGCCGCCCCCGGGCTGGCCACCGGCGGCCAGCTGCTTCTGTCCTCGTTCCTCAAGCGCCGACTCGCCTCGTACCGTCTCCCCTGCCCTTCCTGCGGCCAGCCCATGGAGATGGTGCCCGACAGCGAGGATGAAAAATTCCTGAGCACGGAAGAAGCGGCCGAGGAAAAAGCGGGCGGCATGGACTACGAATTCTGGCATTGCCCGAAATGCGGGGCCGACGAGAAGCTGGCCGTCAAGCTGGGCAAGGCTGCCAAGTGCCCGCAGTGCGGCCGCCGCACCCTCGTCTCAAGCACCACGACACTGGTAGCAGCTACAAATGAGCAAGGCGGCAAAACACGCGTCACGGAAACCTGCCTTAATCCCAAGTGCGGCTACAGCAAGACCCGCGAGCACGACACGCCGCGCCTCTCCTCTCCAAGCTCCAGCGGATCGTCCGGGGCATCGCGCTCCTCCTCCGGCTCGTTTGGCGGCGGCCGCTCCGGCGGCGGCGGCGCCAGTAAAAAATTCTGAAGAAACGATCTGGTAGTGTTAGTGTAGTCACACCATGGTCACACTGAATGGTTTCAGCGATATACAGAACTTGCTGAAACCATAGTGTGACTATCTGGTGTGACTATACAAACACTGGATGTTTTTGACAACTTTCCAAAATCGTCAAAAACATAGTGTTTGTAATAGTGTTAGCAGGAGAAAAGAGAAATTCTTTTTCTTCCTCATCCCGCATCACGCATAACGCGTCACGATGGCTTAGCATAATTCTTCCCTTCCGCCCTACGCTTTACTCCGAGTCCCTTCTTCCTCGTCACGCGTCACTTGTCACGCGTTACTATTTCGGGTATAATGAGTCCTGATGGCGGCGTAGCTCAGTCGGTAGAGCAGACGGCTCATATCCGTTATGTCGGGGGTTCAATTCCCTCCGCCGCTATTTCTTTTTCCAGGCTAAGGTTGGGGACGCGGCCGAGGAAAACAACAAACCTTATGAGAATCATATTCCCGGCATTCAAAAAAAACATCGAACAGAACCGGCTGCTCGTTCCCGGCGATACGGTGCTGGTCGGATTTTCGGGCGGCAAAGACTCGGTCGCCCTGATCGCCCTGCTGCAGGAACTGCAAAAAAGCATCCCGCTGACCGTCATCGCCGCCTATTTCAACCATCGCCTGCGCCCCGACGCCGCTGAAGAGGAAAGCTGGGTGCGCGCCTTCTGTGCCGGCCGCGGCATCCGGCTGGAAATCGGCGGCCGCGATTTGCGCCGCTTCAGCCGCGAGAACCGCCTCAACCTGGAGCATGCCGCCTCGCTTTCGCGCTACGATTTTTTCGCCGCCCTGGCCGGGCAAATCCCCGGCGCGCGCATCGCCACCGCCCACAGCCGCTCCGACCTGAGCGAGACCTTCTTCATCAAGCTTTTCCGCGGCAGCGGCCTGCAGGGGCTGTCGGCCATTTTCGCCAGCAAGGAG
Above is a genomic segment from Candidatus Aminicenantes bacterium containing:
- a CDS encoding TPM domain-containing protein; protein product: MRGKLFFVFGLLLWGIVILPLGAENVEQIVNPRQASGSYVSDNGGVLGPEYTRLIDAICRELKDKTTVELAVVTVGDLGGLVIDDFADKLFRRFAIGVAGKDNGLLLLYSRDDRTVRLEVGYGLEADIPDAKASRILDLSALPYIRNGLIGRGLFLAVRDLAQAASGGTMFVSEPASWPEQVKLPVPLLRSEEKKKKSWDPLLASLYFGIGLLALSALLLAWTVLRFDRSRGMAARAKVIGGAIAPTIIAWTGGLISFFLILGFGGKFLQPFLAMLAAPGLATGGQLLLSSFLKRRLASYRLPCPSCGQPMEMVPDSEDEKFLSTEEAAEEKAGGMDYEFWHCPKCGADEKLAVKLGKAAKCPQCGRRTLVSSTTTLVAATNEQGGKTRVTETCLNPKCGYSKTREHDTPRLSSPSSSGSSGASRSSSGSFGGGRSGGGGASKKF